One Williamsia phyllosphaerae genomic window, AGGATCGGCACGCGGGGATCGCTTCTCGCGAGGACGCAGTCGGGGGTCATCCGCGATCAGCTGATCGCTGCCGGACACCCGGCCGAACTGGTCATCGTGACGACCGCGGGCGACCTGTCGGCGGCACCGGTGGCCGAGATCGGCGTCGGTGTGTTCACCACCGCCATCCGCAACGCCCTGCACGCCGGTGAGATCGACGTGGCGGTGCATTCCTACAAGGATCTGCCCACCGCGCCCGACCCGGTGTTGACCATCGCAGCGGTGCCGCCGCGCGAGGACTCACGCGACGCGCTCGTCGCGTCCGGGGGACGCGTGTTGGGCGAGCTGCCTCCCGGTTCGACCGTAGGCACATCGGCGCCGCGGAGGGCCGCGCAGCTTAACGCACTGGGTCTCGGTTTGGAAATCCGCCCCCTACGAGGCAACCTAGATTCTCGGTTGGGCAAAGTCGCCAGCGGTGAGCTCGATGCAGTGGTTGTGGCCCGTGCAGGGTTGGTTCGAATCGGTCGTGCCGATGAGGTCACCGAGGCGTTCGATCCGGTGGTGCTGCTACCGGCACCCGCACAGGGCGCTCTGGCTGTGGAGTGCCGCTCCGACGATGCCGAACTGGTGAGCATTCTCGCCGAGTTGGACGACGCCCCCACGCGGGCAGCGGTCGACGCCGAGCGCGCAGTGTTGGCGGCCCTCGAGGCCGGGTGCACTGCTCCGGTCGGAGCGATCGCCGAGGTGGTGGAGTCGATCGACGACGACGGGCGCATTTTCACCGAGCTGTCGCTGCGTGCGGCGGTCGCGGCCGAGGACGGATCCGAGGTGATCCGATCGTCGGTGGTGGGCCCCGTGGACAACGCCGCGGCGCTCGGTCGGGAACTCGCCGCAGAACTACTGGATCGCGGGGCCGCCGAGGTCATGCGCAGCCGGTAGCCACACCAGCAGGCCCTGGAACGGGTCGCAGAAAGCGCAAACGTATGAGCCGCATGAAGAAGGCACATCCGGGTCGGATCCTGTTCGTGGGATCGGGCCCAGGAGATCCGGCGCTGCTGACGGTACGCGCCCGAGATGCCATCGAGAACGCCGGCACGGTGTTCGTCGATCCCGATGTCCCGGCCGGTGTGATCGCCCTGATCGGCGCCAACGTGGCCCCGGAACCGACCGCACCCGCTGCCCCGGTTGCCGTCGACGAGACCGCGGACGACTCCTCGCCCACCGGGCCCGTCGCGGTCGAGAACGACTCGATCGTGGACCCCGAGCAGACCGGCGCGGTGGTTCGTCCGGCGCTCGGTGATCCGACCGAGGTGGCCAAGACCCTCATCGCCGTGGCCAAGGGCGGCGACGACGTCGTCCGCGTGGTCGCCGGTGATCCCCTGACCACCGACTCGGTCCTGGCCGAGGTCAACGCCGTCGCGCGCACTTCGATCGGCTTCGAGGTCATCCCCGGACTGCCCGCCGCCGCGGCCGTCCCCAGCTACGCGGGCATGCCGCTCGGCTCGGGTCACACCGAGGCCGACGTCCGCGGCGAGGTGGACTGGGCCGCTCTGGCCGCGGCCCCCGGACCGCTGGTGCTGCACGCCACGGCCGGCCATCTCGCGGAGACCGCGAGCGCGCTGACCGAACACGGTGTCGCGGCGCAGACCCCGGTCGCGGTGACCGTCAACGGCACCACCTGCCAGCAGCGCACCATCGAGGCGACGCTGGCCACCCTCAACGACAAGGGCGCGGGCCTGCAGGGCCCGCTCATCGTCACCATCGGCAAGGTCGTCACCCAGCGCAGCCGACTCAGCTGGTGGGAGTCGCGCGCACTGTACGGCTGGACCGTGCTGGTGCCGCGTACCAAGGACCAGGCCGGCGACATGAGCGATCGGCTCGTCGTGCACGGCGCGATGCCGATGGAGGTCCCCACGATCGCAGTGGAGCCGCCACGAAGTCCGGCGCAGATGGAGCGCGCCGTCAAGGGGCTCGTCGACGGTCGCTACCAGTGGGTCGTGTTCACCTCCACCAACGCGGTGCGTGCGGTGTGGGAGAAGTTCGCCGAGTTCGGTTTGGACGCACGCGCTTTCAGCGGCGTCAAGATCGCCTGCGTCGGTGAGGCGACCGCGGCGAAGGTGCGCACCTTCGGCATCAACCCCGAGCTGATCCCGAGTGGCGAGCAGTCGTCGCTGGGCCTGCTCGACGACTTCCCGCCTTACGACGACGTCTTCGACCCGGTCAACCGGATCCTGTTGCCGCGTGCGGACATCGCGACCGAGACGCTGTCGGAGGGTCTGCGCGAGCGGGGCTGGGAGATCGACGACGTCACCGCGTACCGCACGGTCCGCGCGGCGCCGCCGCCGGCCACGACCCGCGAGATGATCAAGACCGGTGGGTTCGACGCGGTCTGCTTCACCTCGAGCTCCACGGTCCGCAACCTGGTCGGCATCGCCGGCAAGCCGCACGCGCGCACCATCGTCGCGTGCATCGGACCCAAGACGGCCGAGACGGCGATCGAGTTCGGGCTGCGCGTCGACGTCCAGCCGGAGACCGCGTCGGTCCCCGACCTGGTCGAGGCGCTGGCCGAGCACGCCACCCGACTGCGCGCCGAAGGGGCACTGCCTCCTCCGCGCAAGAAGGCCCGTCGCTCGCGGTCATGACCCGACCGGGTCGACTCGCGCGCCGGAGGTCAGCGCCAGTAGGCCAGCAGCAGTCCGAGCGTGCTCGCGATCAGGACACGGGGGTCCGTGCGGGCGACCGTGTCGGCGTCGAGGTCGATGGTGATGTCCCGACGCGGGTCGAGGTGTCGGATCCGGTACTCCATCACGCCGACCCGTACCCCGTTCGCGTCACGGATGATCAGGCGCCCGCGGCGCTTGAACAGCAGGACCGGCGAACACAGCACGGCGGCCACGGCGCCGACGACGATCACCGTCGGGTTGTCGTCGAGGTCGGCGGCGTCGCCGACCAACGATCTCACCGGACCGAGCAGAACACGGTGGATCAGTCCGTCGCGGAGTGGCTCGGTGATCGTGAACAGCGGAGATCCATCCGGCGCGTGGACGTTCCAGCGCGTGCGGACGCACCCTGACCAGAAGCTCGTCTTCAGGGTCGCCACGTCGCGTCCCTGTGCGTCGATCACCCGATGGGGATCCCACGGTCGGAAGGGCCTGCCCTCTCCGATCTCGATGCATCGCCGGCCGTCGGTCCAGTTCACGTCGGCGCGTGTCCTGCGCAGCGTTGACTCGTGGGCTCCGAGCGTGAGCAGTGGGTATTCGTTCCCCACCGGGTCGGTTCCGCGGATCTCGGCCATGTGTTCCGTGGAGTGCAGGAACGTGACGAGATGCGCGCGACGGCCAAACCGGCCGATACGGCGTTCGCGGGTCCTGCCGGTGACAGTCGATGTCTGCTGTGGCATGTGTGCGTCCCGTCGTCGGTGGTCCTTCGACGATTAAGATGGCCGCGACGCCGCGAATGTTCCTCGCGGGCGGCGAATCGTAGGGTGGACTGATGACCGACCGCCCGTACATCCGGCCCCGTCGTCTGCGCACCACCCCGGCGATGCGTCGTCTGGTGGCGCAGACCTCGCTGGAGCCGCGGCACCTGGTGCTGCCGGTCTTCGTCGCCGACGGCCTGTCCGAGCCCAACCCGATCGCGTCGATGCCGGGTGTCGTCCAGCACACCATCGACTCGGTGCGCAGGGCCGCGGC contains:
- the hemC gene encoding hydroxymethylbilane synthase, with protein sequence MTIRIGTRGSLLARTQSGVIRDQLIAAGHPAELVIVTTAGDLSAAPVAEIGVGVFTTAIRNALHAGEIDVAVHSYKDLPTAPDPVLTIAAVPPREDSRDALVASGGRVLGELPPGSTVGTSAPRRAAQLNALGLGLEIRPLRGNLDSRLGKVASGELDAVVVARAGLVRIGRADEVTEAFDPVVLLPAPAQGALAVECRSDDAELVSILAELDDAPTRAAVDAERAVLAALEAGCTAPVGAIAEVVESIDDDGRIFTELSLRAAVAAEDGSEVIRSSVVGPVDNAAALGRELAAELLDRGAAEVMRSR
- a CDS encoding uroporphyrinogen-III synthase; the protein is MSRMKKAHPGRILFVGSGPGDPALLTVRARDAIENAGTVFVDPDVPAGVIALIGANVAPEPTAPAAPVAVDETADDSSPTGPVAVENDSIVDPEQTGAVVRPALGDPTEVAKTLIAVAKGGDDVVRVVAGDPLTTDSVLAEVNAVARTSIGFEVIPGLPAAAAVPSYAGMPLGSGHTEADVRGEVDWAALAAAPGPLVLHATAGHLAETASALTEHGVAAQTPVAVTVNGTTCQQRTIEATLATLNDKGAGLQGPLIVTIGKVVTQRSRLSWWESRALYGWTVLVPRTKDQAGDMSDRLVVHGAMPMEVPTIAVEPPRSPAQMERAVKGLVDGRYQWVVFTSTNAVRAVWEKFAEFGLDARAFSGVKIACVGEATAAKVRTFGINPELIPSGEQSSLGLLDDFPPYDDVFDPVNRILLPRADIATETLSEGLRERGWEIDDVTAYRTVRAAPPPATTREMIKTGGFDAVCFTSSSTVRNLVGIAGKPHARTIVACIGPKTAETAIEFGLRVDVQPETASVPDLVEALAEHATRLRAEGALPPPRKKARRSRS